A section of the Methanococcus vannielii SB genome encodes:
- a CDS encoding restriction endonuclease subunit S — protein MAETITKIDKLINELCPEGVEFKELGEIWKRAPKSKIGVGKIPLLGVGKIICFTSGSKDYLVNDFLVDGEYIFVNDGGVADFKYYSGKAYYTDHVFTFGIESELVNVKFVYYFLKDNQFMINEKMFQGSGLKNLQKKLFETLKIPLPPLPIQEEIVKILDNFTELEAELEAELEARKKQYEYYRDELLTFGDDVEFKELGEICLNTNNIKWKENQNTNYEYIDLSSVSRDNNQISETKTINSDNAPSRAQQIVNEGDVIFGTTRPTLKRYSLINSEHHNQICSTGFCVLRANPKKLLPKFLFFILKTTKFYDYVENNQEGAGYPSISNGKVKKFKIPFPSLQEQNRIVAILDKFDALVNDISIGLPAELELRKKQYEYYRNKLLTFKEKLTV, from the coding sequence ATGGCTGAAACAATTACTAAAATTGATAAGCTAATCAATGAACTTTGTCCTGAAGGCGTTGAGTTTAAAGAATTAGGAGAAATTTGGAAAAGAGCACCTAAATCAAAAATAGGTGTTGGAAAAATACCTTTATTAGGCGTTGGAAAAATAATTTGTTTTACTTCTGGTTCAAAAGATTATTTAGTCAATGATTTTTTAGTTGATGGTGAATATATTTTTGTTAATGACGGAGGAGTAGCTGATTTCAAATATTATAGTGGAAAAGCATATTATACTGACCATGTTTTTACATTTGGTATTGAATCAGAGCTAGTTAATGTAAAGTTTGTTTATTATTTTCTAAAAGATAATCAATTTATGATTAATGAAAAAATGTTTCAAGGCTCTGGTTTAAAAAATTTGCAAAAAAAATTATTTGAAACATTAAAAATTCCTCTTCCACCTCTCCCTATTCAAGAAGAAATAGTTAAAATTCTTGATAATTTTACGGAGCTGGAAGCGGAGCTGGAAGCGGAGCTGGAAGCAAGAAAGAAGCAATATGAATATTATAGAGATGAATTATTAACATTTGGAGATGATGTTGAATTTAAGGAGTTAGGAGAAATTTGTCTTAATACTAATAATATAAAATGGAAAGAAAATCAAAATACAAATTATGAATATATTGACCTTTCTTCCGTAAGTAGGGATAATAATCAAATTTCTGAAACAAAAACAATCAATTCCGATAATGCTCCAAGTAGGGCACAACAAATAGTAAATGAAGGAGATGTAATTTTTGGAACAACAAGACCCACATTAAAAAGGTACTCTTTAATTAATTCTGAACATCACAATCAAATCTGCAGTACTGGTTTTTGTGTTCTTAGAGCAAATCCTAAGAAATTATTGCCAAAATTTTTATTTTTTATATTAAAAACTACTAAGTTTTATGATTATGTTGAAAATAATCAGGAAGGAGCAGGATACCCTTCAATATCTAATGGCAAAGTAAAAAAATTCAAAATCCCATTCCCTTCCCTCCAAGAACAAAACCGAATAGTCGCAATCCTTGATAAATTTGATGCTTTAGTTAATGATATTTCAATTGGACTTCCTGCAGAATTAGAATTAAGAAAAAAACAATATGAATATTATAGAAATAAACTTTTAACATTTAAAGAAAAGTTAACGGTATAA
- a CDS encoding YdbC family protein yields MAEVTFEIVKHIKILSESKKGWKKELNLVSWNNNEPKYDIREWSQDHTKMSKGITITPEELKILKDILNEIEIKL; encoded by the coding sequence ATGGCAGAAGTAACTTTTGAAATTGTAAAACATATTAAAATTCTTTCAGAATCCAAAAAAGGATGGAAAAAAGAATTAAATCTTGTTAGCTGGAACAATAATGAACCAAAATATGATATAAGAGAATGGAGTCAAGACCATACTAAAATGAGTAAAGGAATTACAATTACCCCTGAAGAATTGAAAATATTAAAAGACATTTTAAATGAAATTGAAATTAAACTATAA
- a CDS encoding type I restriction endonuclease subunit R: MSNNNYNLVVQNTESTVVAEYSPHNGKRPETYQSEADLENAFIKQLKSQAYEYVNINCEDDLIKNLRKQLEKLNDFKFSDNEWDQFFKTELANKNQSIAEKTKTIQEDYIKILNLDSGNTKNIYLLKKDNIHSNFLQVINQYATDEGKYKNRYDVTVLVNGLPLVHIELKKRGVAIKEAFNQINRYQRDSFWAGNGLYEYIQIFVISNGTHTKYYSNTTRSEHLKEAKNETKKNGKRTSNSFEFTSWWADSKNKPITDLVDFTKTFFAKHTILNILTKYCVFTTDKQLLVMRPYQIVATEKILNKIEVSTNYKQLGTVKAGGYIWHTTGSGKTLTSFKTAQLVSKLPFIDKVLFVVDRKDLDYQTMKEYDKFEKGAANSNTSTAILKKQLEDKNSKIIITTIQKLDRFIKRNKGHTIFDGHVVLIFDECHRSQFGDMHLGITKAFNKYHLFGFTGTPIFAVNSSSGGRVDLKTTEQAFGDKLHTYTIVDAIADKNVLPFKVDYISTLKEAENIEDKKVSTIDREAALSAPVRLNNIVKYILEHFDQKTKRNVSYKLKERRLRGFNSIFAVSSIDMAKKYYTEFKEQLNDLPSDKKLKVATIYSFGANEEEIDGIIDENSEETSGLDASSRDFLENAIKDYNKMFGTSYDTSSDKFQNYYKDVSERVKNREIDILIVVNMFLTGFDATTLNTLFVDKNLRLHGLLQAYSRTNRILNSIKTFGNIVCFRNLEKATNESISLFGDKEACGIVLLKTYQEYYNGYEKDGKEIKGYKSLVEELQDKFSIGERILGEQNQKDFIKLYGSILRVKNILNTFDEFIGNEILSERDVQDYHSLYIDLYNEFRKNDTEKENINDDIVFEMELIKQIEINIDYILKLIKKYHEKNTKDKEILLDINKAIDSSVELRNKKDLIHQFIESINKNSNLDEDWQKFVEKKKIEELEKIINEENLNHDETCKFIKNSFRDGNIQTTGTAITKIFPPVSRFSKTGERTKKREIIIEKLTRFFERFFDISKF, encoded by the coding sequence ATGTCAAATAATAATTATAATCTTGTGGTGCAAAATACTGAAAGCACAGTTGTAGCAGAATATTCCCCCCATAATGGGAAAAGACCTGAAACTTACCAAAGCGAAGCAGATTTAGAAAATGCATTTATTAAACAATTAAAATCACAAGCTTATGAATATGTAAATATTAATTGTGAAGACGATTTAATAAAAAACTTAAGAAAACAATTAGAAAAATTAAATGATTTTAAATTTTCAGATAATGAATGGGACCAATTTTTTAAAACAGAATTAGCAAATAAAAATCAAAGTATTGCAGAAAAAACAAAGACAATACAAGAAGATTATATTAAAATCTTAAACTTAGATAGTGGAAACACTAAAAACATTTACTTACTAAAAAAAGATAATATTCACAGTAATTTTTTACAAGTTATTAATCAATATGCTACTGATGAAGGAAAATATAAAAATCGTTATGATGTAACTGTTTTAGTAAACGGCCTTCCATTAGTACACATTGAACTTAAAAAAAGAGGAGTTGCAATAAAAGAAGCATTTAACCAAATTAATCGTTATCAAAGAGATAGTTTTTGGGCAGGAAATGGTTTATACGAATATATCCAAATTTTTGTAATTTCTAACGGAACTCATACAAAATATTACAGCAATACAACAAGGTCAGAACACCTTAAAGAAGCAAAAAACGAAACAAAGAAAAACGGAAAAAGAACAAGCAATAGTTTTGAATTTACTAGTTGGTGGGCTGACTCTAAAAATAAACCAATTACTGATTTAGTTGATTTTACAAAGACTTTTTTTGCAAAACACACAATTTTAAACATTTTAACTAAATACTGCGTATTTACAACAGATAAACAGCTTTTAGTTATGAGGCCATATCAAATTGTTGCAACCGAAAAAATATTAAATAAAATTGAAGTAAGCACAAATTATAAACAACTAGGAACGGTAAAAGCAGGAGGGTATATTTGGCATACAACTGGTTCAGGAAAAACTTTAACCAGTTTTAAAACTGCACAATTAGTAAGTAAGCTTCCTTTTATTGATAAAGTCTTATTCGTTGTTGATAGAAAAGATTTAGACTACCAAACAATGAAAGAATACGATAAATTTGAAAAAGGTGCAGCTAATAGTAATACAAGCACAGCAATTTTAAAAAAGCAACTTGAAGACAAAAACTCAAAAATAATTATAACAACAATTCAAAAATTAGACCGATTTATTAAACGGAACAAAGGGCATACTATTTTTGATGGTCACGTTGTGTTAATTTTTGATGAATGTCACCGTTCCCAATTTGGAGATATGCATTTAGGAATTACAAAAGCATTTAATAAATATCATCTTTTCGGGTTTACTGGAACTCCTATTTTTGCAGTAAATTCATCTTCTGGCGGTAGAGTTGATTTAAAAACAACAGAACAAGCTTTTGGCGATAAATTACATACTTATACTATTGTTGATGCAATTGCTGATAAAAATGTTCTACCTTTCAAAGTAGATTATATTTCTACACTTAAAGAAGCAGAAAATATTGAAGATAAAAAAGTTAGTACTATTGATAGGGAAGCTGCACTTTCAGCTCCTGTTAGACTAAATAATATTGTTAAATATATTTTAGAACATTTTGACCAGAAAACAAAACGAAATGTTTCGTATAAATTAAAAGAAAGAAGATTAAGGGGCTTTAATTCTATTTTTGCAGTTTCTTCTATTGATATGGCAAAAAAATATTATACTGAATTTAAAGAACAACTAAATGATTTACCAAGCGATAAAAAGCTTAAAGTTGCAACAATTTATAGTTTTGGTGCAAATGAAGAAGAAATTGACGGAATTATTGATGAAAATTCGGAAGAAACAAGCGGACTTGATGCAAGTTCAAGAGATTTTTTAGAAAATGCAATTAAAGATTATAATAAAATGTTTGGAACATCTTATGATACAAGTTCAGATAAATTTCAAAATTACTATAAAGATGTAAGTGAAAGAGTAAAAAATAGGGAAATAGATATTTTAATAGTAGTAAATATGTTTTTAACTGGATTTGACGCAACTACCTTAAACACTCTTTTTGTTGATAAAAATTTAAGATTACATGGATTACTTCAAGCATATTCTCGAACTAACCGTATTTTAAACAGTATAAAAACTTTTGGAAATATTGTATGTTTTAGAAATTTAGAAAAAGCAACTAATGAATCAATTTCACTTTTTGGAGATAAAGAAGCTTGTGGAATCGTTTTGTTAAAAACATATCAAGAATATTATAATGGATATGAAAAAGACGGAAAAGAAATAAAAGGATATAAAAGTTTAGTTGAAGAATTACAAGATAAATTTTCTATTGGGGAAAGAATACTCGGAGAACAAAACCAGAAGGATTTTATCAAACTTTATGGCAGTATTTTAAGAGTTAAAAATATTCTTAATACTTTTGATGAATTTATTGGAAATGAAATTTTATCAGAAAGAGATGTTCAGGACTATCATAGTTTATATATTGATTTATATAACGAATTTAGAAAAAACGATACAGAAAAAGAAAATATTAATGACGATATTGTTTTTGAAATGGAACTCATTAAACAAATTGAAATTAATATTGATTATATTTTAAAGTTAATAAAAAAATATCATGAAAAAAATACTAAAGATAAAGAAATTTTATTGGATATAAATAAAGCAATAGATTCAAGCGTAGAATTAAGAAATAAAAAAGACCTTATTCATCAATTTATTGAATCCATCAATAAAAACTCTAATTTAGATGAAGATTGGCAGAAATTTGTAGAAAAAAAGAAAATTGAAGAATTAGAAAAAATAATTAATGAAGAAAATCTTAATCATGACGAAACATGCAAATTTATAAAGAACTCGTTTAGGGACGGAAATATTCAAACAACAGGAACTGCAATCACTAAGATTTTCCCGCCAGTTTCAAGATTTTCTAAAACTGGAGAAAGAACTAAAAAAAGAGAAATAATTATTGAAAAATTAACTAGATTCTTTGAAAGATTTTTTGATATATCGAAATTTTGA
- a CDS encoding type I restriction-modification system subunit M — MISKEQERAELHRTIWQIANNLRGSVDGWDFKQYVLGMLFYRFISENLTNYINEEERKAGNKDFDYSKLSDKEAEFGRKDTVIEKGFYILPSELFYNVTKNARNDPNLNETLSKVFKNIESSAKGFESEDDLKGLFDDLDVNSNKLGSTVEQRNKQLVNLLEAINELKLGNYSENTIDAFGDAYEYLMTMYAANAGKSGGEFYTPQEVSELLAKITIVGKKDVNKVYDPTCGSGSLLLKFAKVLGKENVRQGFYGQEINLTTYNLCRINMFLHDINYNHFDIAHGNTLTDPKHFDDEPFDAIVSNPPYSIKWEGDSNPILINDPRFSPAGVLAPKSKADLAFTMHMLAWLSTSGTAAIVEFPGVLYRGGAEQKIRKYLIDNNYVDCVIQLPSDLFFGTTIATCIIVLKKSKIDNKTLFIDASKEFVRAGNKNKLSDENINKILDAFLNRNDIEYFSKLVDNTDISKNDYNIAVSSYVTVEDTREIIDIKELNKKISEIVKRQNELRIEIDSIVEEIEGDK, encoded by the coding sequence ATGATTTCAAAAGAACAAGAACGAGCAGAATTACATCGAACTATTTGGCAAATTGCAAATAATTTAAGAGGTAGTGTTGATGGTTGGGACTTTAAACAATATGTATTAGGAATGCTTTTTTATCGGTTTATAAGTGAAAATCTAACTAATTATATTAATGAGGAAGAAAGAAAAGCAGGAAATAAAGATTTTGACTATTCTAAACTAAGTGACAAAGAAGCAGAATTTGGGCGAAAAGATACGGTTATAGAAAAAGGATTTTACATTTTACCAAGTGAATTATTTTATAATGTTACAAAAAATGCGAGAAATGACCCAAATTTAAATGAAACTTTATCTAAAGTTTTTAAAAATATTGAAAGTTCTGCTAAAGGATTTGAAAGCGAAGACGACTTAAAAGGATTATTTGATGATTTAGATGTTAATTCAAATAAATTAGGGAGTACTGTTGAACAAAGAAATAAACAGCTTGTTAATCTTTTAGAAGCAATTAACGAACTTAAATTAGGAAATTATTCCGAAAATACTATTGATGCATTTGGTGACGCATATGAATATTTAATGACCATGTATGCTGCAAATGCTGGAAAATCTGGAGGAGAATTTTATACACCACAAGAAGTAAGCGAACTTTTAGCAAAAATTACTATTGTTGGAAAAAAAGATGTAAATAAAGTTTATGACCCAACATGTGGCTCAGGCTCACTACTTTTAAAATTTGCAAAAGTTTTAGGAAAAGAAAATGTTAGACAAGGATTTTACGGACAAGAAATTAATTTAACAACTTACAATTTATGCCGTATTAATATGTTCTTACATGACATTAATTATAATCATTTTGATATTGCTCATGGAAATACTTTAACAGATCCAAAACACTTTGATGATGAACCTTTTGATGCAATTGTTTCAAATCCTCCTTATTCAATTAAATGGGAGGGTGATTCAAATCCAATTTTAATAAATGACCCTCGTTTTTCTCCTGCTGGAGTATTAGCTCCAAAAAGTAAGGCTGACTTAGCATTTACTATGCATATGTTAGCATGGCTTTCAACAAGTGGGACTGCCGCAATAGTTGAATTTCCTGGAGTTTTATATCGAGGAGGAGCTGAACAAAAAATTAGAAAATATTTAATTGACAATAATTATGTTGATTGTGTTATTCAGTTACCTTCAGATTTATTTTTTGGAACTACAATTGCAACATGTATAATAGTTTTAAAGAAAAGTAAAATTGATAATAAAACTTTGTTTATTGACGCATCAAAAGAATTTGTTCGGGCCGGAAATAAAAATAAATTAAGTGACGAAAATATTAATAAAATTTTAGATGCATTTCTTAACAGAAACGATATAGAATATTTTTCAAAATTAGTTGATAACACAGATATTTCTAAAAATGATTATAACATTGCAGTTTCAAGCTATGTTACTGTAGAGGACACAAGAGAAATTATTGATATTAAAGAATTAAACAAAAAGATTTCTGAAATTGTTAAAAGACAAAATGAATTAAGAATTGAAATTGATAGTATTGTTGAAGAGATTGAAGGAGATAAGTAA
- a CDS encoding RNA-binding domain-containing protein — protein MKNQRIKEILKKGEGISVEFKECKDEIPQSAYETVCAFLNRNGGDILLGVKDNKEIQGINKDKIEQIKKNFVTAINNPQKMSPPVYLSIQEVTINNKQILHIYVPVGSQVQKCKNRIFDRNEDGDLDITNNQTLITQLYLKKQTTYSENTVYPYCELKDLDENLINKARKLAVNQNNTHPWKEMTNLELLKSAKLYSKDYQINKEGITLAGILLFGKEQTILSVLPHHKTDLILRKVNLDRYDDRDDVRINLIDSYERIIAFGEKHLLDPFYLEGTQRISVRNKILREIASNILMHREFTNPFPAKFIIEKNQIKTENANKPHGHGKINPNNFSPYPKNPVIARVFKEIGFADELGSGIRNLTKYVKIYSNKEPELIENDIFTIIIPLNEQDTQQDTQQDTQQDTQQDTQQDTQQDEILKFCQTPKTRGEIQKHISIKDREHFRKSILIPLLEKELIGLTIPDKPTSKNQKYVTTKKGLEHLKKR, from the coding sequence ATGAAAAACCAAAGAATTAAAGAAATACTTAAAAAAGGAGAAGGAATTTCAGTTGAATTTAAAGAATGTAAAGATGAAATTCCTCAAAGTGCTTATGAAACGGTTTGTGCATTTCTTAACAGAAACGGCGGAGATATTCTTTTAGGTGTAAAAGATAATAAAGAAATTCAAGGAATAAATAAAGATAAAATAGAACAAATAAAAAAAAATTTTGTAACTGCAATAAACAATCCTCAAAAAATGTCACCTCCTGTTTATCTTTCAATTCAAGAAGTAACTATAAATAATAAACAAATTCTGCACATTTACGTCCCTGTTGGTTCTCAAGTTCAAAAATGCAAAAATAGAATATTTGACCGAAACGAAGATGGGGATTTAGATATAACAAATAATCAAACACTCATAACTCAATTATACTTAAAAAAGCAAACAACTTACTCTGAAAATACAGTTTATCCGTATTGTGAACTAAAAGATTTAGATGAAAATTTAATAAATAAAGCAAGAAAATTAGCTGTAAATCAAAACAATACTCATCCTTGGAAGGAAATGACTAATTTAGAATTATTAAAAAGTGCTAAATTATATTCAAAAGATTATCAAATCAATAAAGAAGGAATAACTTTAGCAGGAATTTTATTATTTGGAAAAGAACAAACAATTTTATCAGTTTTGCCACACCATAAAACAGATTTAATCTTAAGAAAAGTGAATTTAGATAGATACGATGATAGGGATGATGTTCGAATAAACTTAATTGATAGTTATGAAAGAATAATTGCTTTTGGAGAAAAACATTTACTAGACCCCTTTTATCTTGAAGGTACTCAAAGAATAAGCGTTAGAAATAAAATTTTAAGAGAAATTGCATCAAATATTTTAATGCACAGGGAATTTACAAATCCTTTTCCTGCAAAATTCATAATTGAAAAAAACCAAATAAAAACCGAAAATGCAAATAAGCCTCACGGACATGGAAAAATAAATCCAAATAATTTTTCTCCGTATCCTAAAAATCCTGTAATCGCAAGAGTCTTTAAAGAAATTGGTTTTGCTGATGAATTAGGCTCAGGAATAAGAAATCTTACTAAATATGTTAAAATCTATTCAAATAAAGAACCTGAACTAATTGAAAATGATATTTTTACAATTATAATACCATTAAACGAGCAAGATACCCAGCAAGATACCCAGCAAGATACCCAGCAAGATACCCAGCAAGATACCCAGCAAGATACCCAGCAAGATGAAATCTTAAAATTCTGTCAAACTCCAAAAACAAGGGGGGAAATACAAAAACATATCTCTATAAAAGATAGAGAACATTTTAGAAAATCAATACTAATTCCATTATTAGAAAAAGAACTAATTGGATTAACAATTCCAGATAAACCAACAAGTAAAAATCAAAAATACGTAACAACTAAAAAAGGTTTAGAACATTTAAAAAAAAGGTAA
- the csa3 gene encoding CRISPR-associated CARF protein Csa3: MAKILLATLYSFEPIIAASTKIGADRLILLVDYKPDKTQQKSIDLINDSLGSVLKIDTVNTDVYDIVEVSKETVEIIDSLSDTDEIYVDITAGRKTKALGLLFGAYARISRIKRIMYVKEENKQLVYLPKLSYQITPAQYKIIEYINKNKISSMAEFSENVGVSKAMLYKHVKELKDMDILEETPDGLKLTDYGRIVIL; this comes from the coding sequence ATGGCAAAAATACTACTCGCAACCCTGTACTCATTTGAACCAATTATTGCTGCATCAACCAAAATAGGTGCAGATCGATTAATTCTTTTAGTCGATTATAAACCTGACAAAACGCAGCAAAAGTCCATTGATTTAATAAATGATTCATTAGGTTCGGTTTTAAAAATAGATACAGTTAACACTGATGTATATGATATTGTAGAAGTTTCGAAAGAAACTGTGGAAATAATCGATTCACTATCTGACACTGATGAAATATATGTTGATATTACGGCCGGGAGAAAAACAAAAGCATTAGGTCTTTTGTTTGGTGCATACGCTAGAATTTCAAGAATTAAACGAATAATGTATGTGAAAGAAGAAAATAAGCAGCTTGTTTATCTTCCAAAATTATCTTATCAGATTACTCCTGCCCAGTACAAAATTATCGAATATATTAATAAAAATAAAATTTCATCAATGGCAGAATTTTCTGAAAACGTAGGTGTAAGTAAAGCAATGCTTTACAAACACGTAAAAGAGTTAAAAGATATGGATATCTTAGAAGAAACTCCTGATGGGTTAAAATTGACTGATTACGGGAGGATTGTTATATTATAG